The segment CGCCATTAGCTCAGCAGTTTCCAGCGCCCGGCACCAGCGAGACGAATACACCGAGGCAATAGGCACATCCCGCTCACGAAATGAACGACCAATCGCCTCAGCCTGAGCGCGCCCCTGGGCTGAAAGGTTACGCTGTGTATCGCACTGAGAAAGCTCAAACCCAGCCGGATCACCAATGCCTGGAGCCAGTGCGTGCCGCATCAGAATCACCAAGCCGCCCTCCTGCAGCGCCTGCCAGGTTGATTCGTTTGCGTAAGCGTTGATGGGCAGTACGCCGAGAATAACGACCAGAAGCGTGAAAGTGAGAGTGCGCAAGGTGAGCATGAGGGTGTCCAATCAGGTTGGAAGCAATTAGTGAGCCTATCGCACACCACACATCGTGAGTAGCGCTAATTCAACGCCCTCGATGCTATTAGCGCCAGTCTTACCTAAGCCTTTCAATTTAGAACGGGCAGTGATGCTGCAGCCCGCTTTATCAAAATTCCGTCACTACCGTCACGCCCGCTCCTTCGAACTTATCCATGTTCATCAGCGCATCAATCGATTGCTCAAGATTGATTCGTTTGCCGATAAGCTTTTCAGGCGCCAACTTTCCAGACTGGATCATCGCCAGCATGGCGTCATAACGGTGCGCCTGCATACCATGACTGCCCAGTATTTCAAGTTCGTGGGCAATAACCTTACTCATGGGAATAGCAGGTGTGCTGTTCTCAGCCAACATCAGCCCGACCTGAATATGCTTACCGCGTTTACGCAGATTGCTGATGGAGTTAAAACAGGTCGTCGGGTGCCCCAGCGCATCTATTGATACGTGAGTGCCACCCCGGGTTATTTCCGTAACCGCTTCCACCACATTGGCTACCTTAGCGGCGTTCACGGTGGCAACGGCGCCCAATTGACGAGCCAGATTAAGCGCCTCTTCCGAAATATCGATGGCGACAACGTTAGCGCCGATGGCGTTGGCAATCATCACAGCAGAGAGACCAACACCACCGCAGCCGTGAATGGCCACCCACTGCCCTGCGGATGTTTTACCCTGATCGACCACCGCCCGAAAAGAGGTAACAAACCGGCAACCCAAACTCGCCGCCGTTGCAAACTCCAATGTCTCTGGCAGCGCGACCAAATTGAC is part of the Halomonas sp. GT genome and harbors:
- a CDS encoding histidine phosphatase family protein; protein product: MLTLRTLTFTLLVVILGVLPINAYANESTWQALQEGGLVILMRHALAPGIGDPAGFELSQCDTQRNLSAQGRAQAEAIGRSFRERDVPIASVYSSRWCRALETAELMALSRVEPTPWLDSFFRQRSERGARTQTAREHIAAWHGPGNLLLVTHQVNITALTGGGVSSGEMIVVRPTGDSFQIVGRMNDE
- a CDS encoding zinc-dependent alcohol dehydrogenase family protein: MKAVVFEKFSAPPKIQQLPDPTPESHGVVVKVMANGVCRSDWHGWVGHDTDIQLPHVPGHELSGVVEAVGKDVQKWRIGDRVTVPFVGGCGTCPECHSGNHQVCDSQFQPGFTHWGSFAEYVSIHYADVNLVALPETLEFATAASLGCRFVTSFRAVVDQGKTSAGQWVAIHGCGGVGLSAVMIANAIGANVVAIDISEEALNLARQLGAVATVNAAKVANVVEAVTEITRGGTHVSIDALGHPTTCFNSISNLRKRGKHIQVGLMLAENSTPAIPMSKVIAHELEILGSHGMQAHRYDAMLAMIQSGKLAPEKLIGKRINLEQSIDALMNMDKFEGAGVTVVTEF